A genomic region of Catalinimonas niigatensis contains the following coding sequences:
- a CDS encoding YdcF family protein translates to MLRFFKLNFLLLYIFLICTSCLKQAALKSFKDNKPNAPYDAIIVPGFPFEDSVWHDVMKIRVYWSHYLYEKGYAKNIIYSGSAVYSPYVESEIMKAYGVALGIPVKNIYTESMAKHSTENLYYSYQLAKNHGFKKIALATDPYQNMMLKGFARKNELDVDFIPIVFDTLKHIDKINPPIDPKIAYVENFVALPEKVGFFERLKGTLGYKIDPTLYNPVEDAANTLRQGTGK, encoded by the coding sequence ATGCTTAGATTTTTTAAACTGAATTTTCTGCTGCTTTATATTTTTTTGATATGTACTTCCTGTTTAAAGCAGGCAGCCTTAAAATCCTTTAAGGATAACAAACCAAATGCTCCATATGATGCCATCATAGTGCCTGGATTTCCATTTGAAGATAGTGTATGGCATGATGTGATGAAGATCAGAGTATACTGGTCCCATTATCTTTATGAAAAAGGCTATGCTAAAAATATAATATATTCAGGAAGCGCTGTGTATTCGCCATATGTAGAGAGTGAAATCATGAAAGCTTATGGGGTGGCTTTGGGCATACCAGTTAAAAATATTTATACTGAAAGTATGGCAAAACATAGCACAGAAAACTTGTACTATTCTTATCAGTTAGCAAAAAACCATGGATTTAAAAAAATAGCGCTGGCTACCGATCCTTATCAAAATATGATGTTAAAAGGTTTTGCCAGAAAAAATGAGCTGGATGTAGACTTCATTCCTATCGTATTTGATACATTAAAACATATTGATAAGATAAATCCACCTATTGATCCTAAGATTGCCTATGTGGAAAATTTTGTGGCTTTACCGGAAAAAGTAGGATTCTTTGAAAGGCTAAAAGGTACTTTAGGATATAAAATTGACCCTACGCTATATAATCCGGTAGAAGATGCTGCCAACACTTTAAGACAAGGTACAGGGAAGTAA
- the acpS gene encoding holo-ACP synthase produces MIIGTGIDIVEVARIRKSMEKNDGFAKLVFDPEELAYCKKQAASFQSFAGRFAAKEAFFKALGSGWSGDLAFHEVCIFNDALGKPYIQLKGATQQALKDKENCSFHLSISHTEHYATAFVILETAS; encoded by the coding sequence ATGATCATTGGCACGGGTATCGATATTGTGGAAGTAGCTCGTATACGCAAGTCTATGGAGAAAAATGATGGTTTTGCAAAATTGGTGTTTGATCCTGAGGAGCTTGCTTATTGTAAGAAGCAAGCAGCCAGTTTTCAGAGTTTTGCTGGTAGGTTTGCTGCCAAAGAAGCCTTCTTCAAAGCTTTGGGTAGTGGTTGGAGTGGCGATCTTGCTTTCCACGAAGTCTGTATATTCAATGATGCCTTAGGCAAACCCTACATTCAACTTAAAGGAGCTACGCAGCAAGCCTTAAAAGATAAGGAGAACTGTAGTTTTCATCTGTCTATTTCTCATACCGAACATTACGCTACTGCATTTGTAATTCTTGAAACTGCTTCCTGA
- a CDS encoding phytoene desaturase family protein, translating to MEKYDIVIIGSGLGGLACGVILSREGYKILVLEKNKQIGGNLQTFARDKCIFDTGIHYIGGLSEGQNLYQYFKYLGIMDDLKLMKLDEYGFDVVTFEGDANEYRHAQGYENFIEVLSAQFPNERQAIKEYCEMIRKVCARFPMYNLLPSNGDWSNIAYHDVSARDFIASCTSNPKLQAVLAGTNLLYAGEGDKTSLYTHALVVNSYIESSWKCIDGGSQIARLLTRLIRQNGGEVLKHAKASRFIFKDEVIEAVELEDGRRFEGKSFISNIHPAITLDMVEEGKIRNVYRKRINNLENSISVFIVYLVMKKNTMDYFNCNYYHYINPDVWGGTTYGKDWPHNYAIFTGASSKGNAYVETLTLMAYMNYAEVRAWEGTYNTSLHQEERGEAYETFKREKAEQLITQMEKRFPGIRQNIASYYTSTPLTYRDYIGTKDGSLYGILKDYKDPLRSFLSARTKIPNLLLTGQNLNMHGVLGVTIGAVVTCSEFLGNEYLMKKVRQA from the coding sequence ATGGAAAAATATGATATAGTCATAATTGGCAGTGGCCTGGGAGGGCTGGCTTGTGGCGTAATTTTGAGCCGTGAGGGGTATAAAATACTGGTGCTGGAAAAGAATAAACAAATAGGAGGTAACCTGCAGACTTTTGCTCGTGACAAATGTATTTTTGATACTGGCATCCACTACATTGGAGGATTAAGTGAAGGACAAAACCTGTATCAGTATTTCAAGTACCTGGGTATCATGGATGATCTCAAACTCATGAAGCTGGACGAATATGGATTTGATGTAGTTACTTTTGAAGGAGATGCCAATGAGTACAGACATGCGCAGGGCTACGAAAATTTTATTGAGGTATTGTCTGCTCAATTTCCCAATGAGCGGCAAGCGATCAAAGAATATTGTGAGATGATCAGGAAAGTTTGTGCTCGCTTTCCTATGTATAATTTGCTGCCCAGTAATGGTGACTGGAGCAATATTGCTTACCATGATGTAAGTGCCCGTGATTTTATTGCAAGCTGTACTTCTAATCCCAAGCTACAGGCCGTTTTAGCGGGTACTAATCTATTGTATGCTGGAGAAGGGGATAAAACTTCTCTTTATACGCATGCGCTGGTTGTGAACTCCTACATTGAGAGTTCCTGGAAATGCATTGATGGCGGTTCCCAGATTGCCCGTTTACTCACCAGGCTTATCAGGCAAAATGGAGGGGAAGTGCTTAAGCATGCAAAAGCCAGCAGGTTTATTTTTAAAGATGAAGTGATTGAGGCTGTGGAATTAGAAGATGGCCGACGTTTTGAAGGCAAAAGCTTCATTTCTAACATACATCCGGCGATTACGCTGGATATGGTAGAAGAAGGTAAAATCAGGAATGTATACAGGAAAAGAATTAATAATCTTGAAAATTCTATTTCTGTCTTCATTGTTTATCTGGTGATGAAGAAAAATACCATGGACTACTTTAATTGCAATTATTATCACTACATCAATCCTGATGTGTGGGGAGGTACTACCTATGGAAAGGACTGGCCGCATAACTATGCCATTTTTACCGGAGCATCATCAAAAGGCAATGCATATGTAGAGACACTAACATTAATGGCTTATATGAATTATGCAGAGGTGAGAGCGTGGGAAGGGACTTACAATACATCGTTGCACCAGGAAGAAAGAGGAGAAGCTTATGAAACATTTAAGCGGGAAAAAGCAGAACAGCTCATCACCCAGATGGAAAAGCGCTTTCCAGGCATACGCCAGAATATTGCCTCTTATTATACTTCTACTCCTTTAACCTATCGGGACTATATTGGTACCAAAGACGGTTCGCTTTATGGCATTCTTAAAGATTATAAAGACCCTTTACGCTCCTTTCTTTCTGCCAGAACAAAAATACCTAATCTATTGCTTACCGGTCAAAATCTGAATATGCATGGTGTTTTGGGTGTTACCATAGGAGCAGTAGTTACCTGCTCAGAGTTTCTGGGTAATGAGTATCTTATGAAAAAAGTGAGGCAGGCGTGA
- a CDS encoding MMPL family transporter, with product MTNIFYRLFVLSQKHKFIFFSALAAVLGVALYFASGIRLEENISSIIPQDEKIARVSKTFEGFKMNERLVMHLYTEDTANPQLLIQIAKQFSDSLQVHYAPYINEIKREFPDTQIEQLYSYYYQHLPFYLEDEDYQKIEARITEEGIQSTLRRNYKSLMSPVSMVTKKMLIRDPFSLTTFPLQRANALRGNDDIQLYQNHLITQDRQHLIFFVTLSNPPNETKNNAAFIEGIEEQTEQFQQENPELHIEYFGQAAVSVANANRIKNDIYITVSIALLLLFIFISLFYRNVSIFFIAVTPGIFGAIVSIALLAIIKSKVSAISLGVGSVMLGITIDYALHFFTHYKHQKNLQALFSDISGPMLMSSVTTACAFFALLFIRSEALADLGLFAGTSVIVSALYTLIVLPHFVVRKGNAEDKVSSSKNIAERLVSKLAQYPFQQSRWAISLFIILSVVSCFTWKNYAFESDMLRLNYMPEKLAAYEKNLNKISTYSANGFYLISTGGDFWDALETGKKVKQKLKQLQQDSLIYNYITVNDIVPPASQQKKKLQAWKAFWKAQQVDTMLTDFYAEAQKLGFQSQAFGQFESMLKQNYSLLQQEDVASILSVFGDDLIIPHADDSVSVVSSVKLSSDHKREVLEEFEQQQDVLIFDKGYFTARLVELLEEDFSKLVNISLLVVFAIILLSYGRIELAIITFMPILLSWLWILGLMGLIGLKFNIVNIIICTFIFGLGIDYSIFVMRGLTQNYKLGLINLLSYKKSIILSALTTLAGIGVLAFAQHPALRSIALLAIIGILSVIFLTFTVQPILYNFLIQKRKEKGVVPYTLLSLFLSVFAFLYFLLGCVLLSVIRIFLLIPVIAQEKKKKLFHWIMMFFCRSLLYIMINLKKDIRNKEQIDFSKPSVIISNHHSFLDIIILLMLHPKVVMVTNEWVYHSPFFGKAVQYADFIPAAEGMEDQLEKIRKLVQHGYSIIIFPEGSRSETSELRRFHKGAFFLAEKLALDVQPVLLHGTHYIMPKKDAFHLKSGRLTVKFLPRIMHTDTSFGITYSERTKSISKHFKAAYQELKNELESPEYFKEVLIKNYLYKGPVLEWYLRVKQRLENGYHIFHELLPISGRIVDLGCGYGFMSYALAFSGENRQILGVDYDTEKIEVAKNCPVKPANLEFDEGDVATYAYGKSDAFIISDVLHYLLPDKQLQVLKNMVMQLNPGGRMIIRDGDSSKADRHKGTQLTEVFSTGTGFNKTQNKLYFISAEMISNFASENSLALEVIDNTRLTSNTIFILTKKDSHGKI from the coding sequence ATGACAAATATTTTCTATCGGCTTTTTGTTCTCAGCCAAAAACATAAATTCATCTTTTTTTCTGCGCTTGCTGCTGTTCTGGGAGTAGCGCTTTACTTTGCCAGTGGGATAAGACTGGAAGAAAATATTAGCAGCATCATACCTCAGGATGAGAAGATAGCCAGAGTCAGTAAGACTTTTGAAGGTTTTAAGATGAATGAACGGCTGGTAATGCATCTGTATACTGAAGATACTGCCAATCCTCAATTGCTGATACAGATTGCCAAGCAATTTTCTGATAGCCTGCAAGTGCATTATGCCCCTTACATCAATGAAATCAAACGTGAATTTCCTGATACCCAAATTGAGCAGTTGTATTCCTACTACTATCAGCATCTGCCCTTTTATCTGGAAGATGAAGATTATCAAAAAATAGAAGCACGTATTACGGAAGAAGGTATTCAGTCTACCCTCAGAAGAAATTATAAATCGCTGATGTCCCCGGTCAGCATGGTCACCAAAAAGATGCTGATTCGTGACCCCTTTAGCCTGACTACTTTTCCGCTGCAAAGAGCCAATGCCCTCAGAGGTAATGATGATATTCAACTGTATCAAAACCACCTGATTACGCAGGATCGGCAGCATCTGATATTTTTTGTTACGCTGTCTAACCCACCCAATGAAACCAAAAACAATGCTGCTTTCATTGAAGGTATAGAGGAACAAACAGAGCAGTTTCAGCAGGAAAATCCTGAACTACATATTGAGTATTTTGGACAGGCAGCGGTGTCGGTAGCTAATGCCAATCGCATCAAAAATGATATTTACATTACGGTAAGTATTGCGCTTCTACTGCTCTTTATTTTTATTTCTCTTTTCTATAGAAATGTTTCCATTTTCTTTATTGCTGTCACGCCGGGCATTTTTGGAGCAATAGTCTCTATTGCGCTTCTGGCAATTATCAAGTCAAAAGTTTCTGCCATTTCTTTGGGAGTAGGCTCAGTAATGCTGGGTATCACGATTGATTATGCGCTGCACTTTTTTACCCACTACAAACATCAGAAAAACCTTCAGGCTTTATTTAGCGATATCTCCGGACCAATGCTGATGAGCAGTGTCACTACGGCCTGTGCTTTTTTTGCCTTATTATTTATTCGTTCTGAAGCACTGGCTGATCTGGGTCTTTTTGCCGGTACCAGTGTGATCGTTTCTGCACTTTATACACTTATCGTATTGCCTCATTTTGTGGTGCGGAAAGGCAATGCGGAGGATAAAGTTTCTTCCAGTAAAAATATAGCGGAGCGTCTGGTAAGTAAGCTGGCACAATATCCTTTTCAACAATCCCGCTGGGCCATTTCTTTGTTCATCATACTCAGTGTGGTGAGTTGCTTTACTTGGAAAAATTATGCGTTTGAGAGTGACATGCTGCGCCTCAATTATATGCCGGAGAAACTGGCAGCCTACGAAAAAAATCTGAATAAAATCTCTACTTACTCTGCCAATGGCTTTTATCTGATCAGTACAGGAGGTGATTTTTGGGATGCGCTGGAAACGGGAAAGAAGGTGAAGCAGAAACTGAAGCAGTTGCAGCAAGACAGCCTGATCTACAATTATATCACGGTCAATGACATTGTGCCACCCGCCTCTCAGCAGAAGAAAAAATTACAGGCGTGGAAGGCTTTCTGGAAAGCACAGCAGGTGGATACTATGCTCACCGACTTTTATGCTGAAGCTCAAAAATTAGGTTTCCAGTCTCAGGCATTCGGTCAGTTTGAAAGCATGCTGAAGCAAAATTATTCCCTTCTGCAGCAGGAAGATGTAGCATCTATATTATCAGTTTTTGGAGACGATCTGATCATTCCGCATGCGGATGACAGTGTGTCAGTGGTATCCTCTGTCAAGCTGAGCAGCGACCATAAAAGAGAAGTGCTGGAAGAATTTGAACAGCAGCAAGACGTATTAATTTTTGACAAAGGTTATTTTACCGCCCGGCTGGTAGAACTGTTGGAAGAAGACTTTAGCAAGTTGGTCAATATTTCATTACTAGTAGTGTTTGCCATCATTCTGCTTAGTTATGGGCGCATTGAACTGGCTATCATTACTTTTATGCCCATCTTGTTGAGTTGGCTGTGGATACTAGGATTGATGGGACTGATTGGCTTAAAGTTCAACATTGTCAATATCATCATCTGTACTTTTATCTTCGGTCTGGGCATTGACTACAGCATTTTTGTGATGCGCGGACTTACACAAAATTATAAACTGGGACTCATTAATCTGCTGTCTTACAAAAAATCTATTATTCTTTCTGCCCTTACTACCTTAGCAGGCATTGGGGTATTGGCTTTTGCCCAGCATCCTGCTTTACGGTCCATTGCCTTACTGGCTATCATTGGCATCTTATCGGTAATTTTCCTGACCTTTACCGTTCAGCCGATTCTCTACAATTTTCTTATTCAGAAGCGTAAAGAAAAAGGAGTAGTGCCTTATACTTTACTTTCTCTCTTCCTTTCTGTATTTGCATTTCTATACTTTTTACTGGGTTGTGTACTGCTATCCGTTATCCGTATATTCCTACTTATTCCAGTTATTGCCCAAGAGAAGAAGAAGAAACTCTTCCACTGGATCATGATGTTTTTCTGTCGCTCCCTGCTCTATATCATGATCAATTTGAAGAAGGATATCAGAAATAAAGAGCAGATTGATTTTTCCAAACCTTCAGTGATTATCAGCAATCATCACTCATTTCTGGATATTATTATCCTTCTGATGCTTCACCCCAAAGTAGTGATGGTTACGAATGAGTGGGTATATCACTCACCCTTTTTTGGTAAAGCAGTACAATATGCTGATTTTATCCCTGCGGCAGAAGGTATGGAAGATCAGTTAGAAAAAATCCGAAAACTGGTACAGCATGGCTATTCTATCATCATATTTCCGGAGGGAAGCCGCTCTGAAACCTCTGAACTCAGACGTTTTCATAAAGGAGCATTCTTTCTGGCTGAAAAACTTGCTTTAGACGTTCAGCCAGTCTTGTTGCATGGTACGCATTACATCATGCCCAAAAAGGATGCTTTTCATTTGAAAAGCGGAAGGCTAACTGTAAAATTTTTACCCAGAATTATGCATACGGATACAAGCTTTGGTATTACCTATTCCGAAAGGACCAAGAGCATTAGTAAGCACTTTAAGGCCGCTTATCAGGAATTAAAGAATGAGCTGGAATCACCCGAATATTTTAAAGAAGTATTGATCAAGAACTATCTGTATAAAGGGCCGGTGTTAGAGTGGTACCTGCGGGTGAAGCAGCGATTGGAAAATGGCTATCATATATTTCACGAGTTGTTGCCTATAAGTGGGCGCATTGTGGATTTGGGTTGCGGTTATGGTTTTATGAGCTATGCACTTGCTTTTAGTGGCGAAAATCGCCAAATATTGGGAGTGGATTATGATACGGAAAAAATAGAAGTGGCAAAGAACTGCCCGGTCAAACCTGCCAATCTGGAGTTTGATGAAGGTGATGTAGCTACTTATGCTTATGGCAAATCAGATGCATTTATCATTAGCGATGTGTTGCATTATTTACTCCCGGATAAACAACTTCAGGTGCTGAAAAATATGGTGATGCAACTGAATCCTGGTGGAAGAATGATTATCCGTGATGGTGACAGCAGCAAAGCAGATCGGCATAAAGGAACTCAACTAACAGAAGTATTTTCAACGGGGACAGGTTTTAATAAAACACAAAATAAACTTTATTTTATCTCAGCGGAGATGATCAGTAATTTTGCCTCAGAAAATAGTCTGGCTCTGGAAGTGATTGATAATACCAGACTTACCTCAAATACAATATTTATTCTGACCAAGAAAGATAGCCATGGAAAAATATGA
- a CDS encoding C45 family autoproteolytic acyltransferase/hydolase, which translates to MRALKYILGIGVALIIVLAAIFYLEVHITEPDISAEAELNEQEVTQINPNHYQIGANQLLKNDKGIWEMYLEGGAYERGEAFGALGYKLMKEKETAFIGEIKNRIPSESYLNFLKVLVGWVNRDLDEYVPEEQLLEIYGSSQSMADSFDFVGPKFHRSLSYHAAHDIGHALQNMNLVGCTSFASWGNKSEGNKLLIGRNFDFYFGENFAQDKIIAFYRPDNGYQFMSVTWAGFSGVVSGMNEKGLTVTLNSAKSDIPTKGKTPVSLIARQILQYASTIQEAYDIADSFDSFVAETFLIGSKADGKVGLIEKSTGKTDLYLSEGEEMVVTNHFQGKALLDDPLNQEYVREEVSTYRYQRVEQLIDSLAPLNPNKIATILRDKKGLDDKDIGLGNEKAINQLIAHHSVIFSPDDMVAWVSCAPYQLGDYLAYDLKEIFAEKQPLVQSSGYADTLSLPADPFLATPAYQKFAFFAKTRDRIQHYLFAGKGEPLTNEEVSAFEKSNENSFLTYYYLGDYFKSREEWQKAKHYYEIGLTKEIARKSERKHMEEGLSVCTEHLNP; encoded by the coding sequence ATGAGGGCATTAAAATACATTTTAGGAATAGGGGTAGCTTTGATCATAGTCTTGGCTGCTATCTTTTATCTGGAAGTACATATCACAGAACCGGATATTAGTGCTGAGGCCGAATTGAACGAACAAGAAGTTACTCAGATAAACCCTAATCATTATCAGATAGGCGCTAACCAGCTTCTCAAAAATGATAAAGGAATTTGGGAAATGTATCTGGAAGGAGGGGCCTATGAGAGAGGAGAAGCTTTTGGTGCATTGGGCTATAAGCTGATGAAAGAGAAGGAAACCGCATTTATTGGTGAGATTAAAAATCGTATTCCTTCTGAGTCTTATTTGAACTTTCTGAAAGTACTGGTTGGCTGGGTCAATCGTGATCTTGATGAATATGTACCGGAAGAACAGCTGCTGGAAATTTATGGCTCTTCTCAAAGTATGGCTGATAGCTTTGACTTTGTAGGGCCAAAGTTTCATCGTTCACTCAGCTACCATGCAGCCCATGATATTGGGCATGCTTTGCAAAACATGAATCTGGTAGGTTGTACTTCCTTCGCCAGTTGGGGCAATAAATCAGAAGGTAATAAGCTGCTTATTGGTCGTAACTTTGACTTTTACTTCGGAGAAAATTTTGCTCAGGATAAAATTATAGCATTCTATCGTCCGGACAACGGCTACCAGTTTATGTCAGTGACCTGGGCAGGTTTTAGCGGAGTCGTATCGGGTATGAATGAAAAGGGACTGACAGTCACCCTTAATTCTGCCAAATCGGATATTCCCACCAAAGGAAAAACACCCGTTTCTTTAATTGCCCGGCAAATTTTGCAGTATGCTTCTACCATTCAGGAAGCCTATGACATAGCAGACTCTTTTGATTCATTTGTCGCCGAGACTTTCCTGATTGGTTCTAAAGCAGATGGTAAAGTTGGGTTGATAGAAAAGTCAACTGGCAAAACAGATCTGTACCTTTCGGAAGGTGAGGAAATGGTCGTTACCAATCACTTTCAGGGAAAAGCACTTTTAGATGATCCGCTTAATCAGGAATATGTGCGGGAAGAAGTGTCTACTTATCGTTACCAAAGAGTAGAGCAATTGATTGACTCGCTGGCACCGCTAAACCCGAATAAAATCGCTACTATTTTGCGCGATAAGAAAGGGCTAGATGATAAAGATATTGGTCTGGGCAATGAAAAAGCGATCAACCAACTCATTGCGCACCATTCTGTGATATTCTCTCCTGATGATATGGTCGCCTGGGTTTCCTGTGCCCCCTATCAGTTGGGAGATTATCTGGCGTATGATCTGAAAGAAATATTTGCAGAAAAACAACCTTTAGTACAAAGTTCCGGATATGCTGACACTTTATCACTTCCAGCAGATCCTTTTTTAGCAACACCTGCTTATCAGAAGTTTGCCTTTTTTGCTAAAACCAGAGACCGAATTCAACACTATTTGTTTGCAGGCAAAGGTGAACCTTTGACAAATGAAGAAGTATCAGCCTTTGAAAAAAGTAATGAAAACAGCTTTCTCACCTATTACTATTTAGGCGATTATTTCAAAAGCCGGGAAGAATGGCAAAAAGCAAAACACTATTACGAAATAGGTTTGACAAAAGAGATCGCCCGGAAAAGTGAGCGAAAACATATGGAGGAAGGACTCAGTGTCTGTACTGAACATCTGAATCCATGA
- a CDS encoding DUF2062 domain-containing protein — protein MQATKEAFKQLNCCVIIPTYNNAGTLRQLIDDVLNYTEDVIVVNDGATDDTPTILQNYAQTVYIVRHEENKGKGMALRNGFNMALEKGYDYAVTIDSDGQHFASDLPAFLEALEKDKNILLIGARNMKQENVPGKSSFGNKFSNFWFWVETGIKLEDTQSGYRLYPIRKMQKFRYLSSLFEFEVEVIVKAAWKGISVKNIPIKVHYEPGKKRISHFRPFRDFSRISVLNTYLVILALLYYIPLRFIKSLSRENIRKFIHKNFFDKNEPPHLKALSIAFGVFMGIFPIWGYQLIVGISMAHFLKLNKALFVLAAHISIPPMIPLIIYGSYQLGGMLVPNPSNDLLFSNGLTFESIKDNLFQYVSGAILLSFLMGVLAGLIAYTWLSIARTRSFKVSGKAT, from the coding sequence ATGCAAGCCACAAAAGAAGCTTTTAAACAGCTCAATTGCTGCGTAATCATCCCTACCTACAATAATGCAGGCACCTTAAGGCAACTGATAGATGATGTGCTGAATTATACTGAGGATGTTATCGTGGTGAATGATGGTGCGACAGACGATACCCCAACGATACTCCAAAACTATGCACAGACGGTGTATATTGTGCGACATGAGGAAAATAAAGGTAAGGGGATGGCTTTGCGCAATGGCTTCAACATGGCGCTGGAGAAAGGATATGATTATGCCGTCACCATTGATAGTGATGGGCAGCATTTCGCTTCAGACTTACCCGCATTTCTGGAAGCCTTAGAAAAGGACAAAAACATTCTACTGATCGGTGCCAGAAATATGAAGCAGGAAAATGTGCCAGGTAAAAGCAGCTTCGGAAATAAATTTTCTAACTTCTGGTTTTGGGTAGAAACAGGCATCAAACTGGAAGATACCCAATCCGGTTACCGCTTGTATCCTATCCGGAAGATGCAAAAATTCAGGTATCTGAGCAGTCTATTTGAGTTTGAAGTAGAGGTGATTGTCAAAGCTGCCTGGAAAGGAATCTCCGTCAAAAATATTCCGATCAAAGTACATTATGAGCCGGGGAAGAAACGCATTTCACACTTTCGTCCTTTCCGCGATTTTAGCCGGATCAGTGTGCTGAACACCTATCTGGTGATACTGGCTCTACTGTATTATATTCCTCTCCGCTTTATCAAATCTTTGAGCAGGGAGAATATCCGTAAGTTTATTCACAAAAATTTTTTTGACAAAAACGAACCGCCGCACCTGAAAGCACTTTCCATTGCCTTCGGGGTATTTATGGGTATCTTTCCCATCTGGGGCTATCAGCTGATTGTAGGCATTTCTATGGCTCACTTTTTAAAGCTCAACAAAGCTCTTTTTGTACTGGCTGCCCATATCAGTATTCCCCCCATGATTCCGCTTATCATCTATGGAAGTTATCAGCTAGGAGGAATGCTGGTTCCTAATCCTTCTAATGATCTGCTGTTTAGCAATGGTTTGACTTTTGAAAGTATAAAAGACAATCTCTTTCAGTATGTGAGTGGTGCTATTTTACTGTCATTTCTGATGGGTGTTTTGGCAGGCCTAATCGCCTATACCTGGCTATCAATCGCCCGTACACGTAGCTTTAAAGTGAGCGGAAAGGCTACCTGA
- a CDS encoding outer membrane beta-barrel protein, producing the protein MKKLLLSALSMMLVVSFASAQDYKPFKLGLGLGFAKPGNGGGGVLFDFEPAYRINDDIAVGLRIESAIMAKVSPDGSEASASANASYTLNGQYYLTSSKVRPYVGAGFGIFSLAAVSVNDTNGEIAGGSEFGFYPRLGVDIGHFNINLDYNIISSTETMAIDTNTGQTVSGEIKNSYLGIRLGAYLFGGRR; encoded by the coding sequence ATGAAAAAGTTATTACTGAGTGCACTGAGTATGATGTTAGTAGTAAGTTTCGCTTCAGCCCAAGACTACAAACCCTTTAAGTTAGGTTTAGGATTAGGCTTTGCCAAACCCGGTAATGGTGGTGGTGGAGTTCTGTTTGATTTTGAACCTGCTTACAGAATTAATGATGACATCGCGGTAGGATTAAGAATAGAATCAGCTATAATGGCAAAAGTTAGCCCTGATGGTTCAGAAGCCAGTGCTTCTGCTAATGCCTCTTATACATTAAATGGCCAGTATTACCTTACTTCTTCCAAAGTCCGTCCTTATGTTGGTGCTGGTTTTGGTATCTTCTCTTTAGCTGCAGTTTCTGTTAATGACACTAATGGTGAAATTGCTGGTGGGTCAGAGTTCGGTTTCTACCCCAGACTAGGTGTTGATATCGGTCATTTCAACATCAACCTTGATTATAATATTATTTCATCTACTGAAACTATGGCTATTGATACAAATACCGGACAGACTGTATCAGGTGAGATAAAAAACAGCTATTTGGGTATCAGACTTGGTGCTTACCTATTCGGAGGTAGAAGATAA